The Ostrea edulis chromosome 1, xbOstEdul1.1, whole genome shotgun sequence genomic sequence AATGCGATGGACCAGGCCAGGATTTGAACCctgccccctgaatctctaacCAGGTGCTCTGACCGATACATTCcttcctccttaaattgtcttcacACTTGCAGACAtaaacccaggatctttatcccctggcaggcattttcacttGTCAGTTCTATGGACTGGTCTACggtaccaaatgtaacaggaagggagaaaatgcaatggaccagaccaggattcaaacccaggtcccctgaatctctagtaaggtactctaccaactgagctatgtacagtccctgaaacgttcttctttcccacttgaacggtgaatgcacggtgaacgaacgcagagcgaacggtgaacgcaatttggtgaacggtgagcaaacgcagagcgcaaagtgaacggtgaacgaacgctgagTGCACGCTGAACTCAAAATGATCCatttactcggaatgtttttccctgggattttacttatttcataatcaagtaataaaatacatgtacatgtatatttcatcaattaataaaaaatgaaataaaccggaatcgtgatacagcatattttacagttctggataatttcaatgtaatatatttttgtacaagtaccgagtaaacatgtatatatttcatgaaatcatcgcaaattgtacattaataaacgcaacagtcatacacaaacaaaagcaaatttcgtatgtacattgtatatacatgtaccattacatgtacagatacatttattgcatgggtataatatataaacaatgcatgtgaaaaggaaaacaccattgtctacatgtgtagtgacatccaggatttacaggtgttcatgtatggcttcaaactttacAAGCTTGATCATTtgggatacctgtaattaacaaacacccctgaaaggagtcaagatagatgcagtaaacaaacaatacagaCTGTATATTCTGTGTCAACACCTCAACACTcctaacagtattaaatattcctacttaCATTATGTGTGATTCATTTGTCGCAGCTACATTGACCCAAGGAAATAATCCTAGAATTTATGcacatgaaaatacaaaactTACTATTTTTATCATTGATGTGACTGGCATATATTGCAGTTAAATCGTGcaacatttgtatatatttgatttagataaaactgtttattgtacTGAACTACCTGTAGAATGTTTAAAGGCTAATGAAGAAACATAcaagataaacaattacatctttgcattaaggacaaatgttacaaaactttaaaatttggcaagagtagtaaatatcagtttattgacaatgtctttcataaatataggcgtaaGAATAGCTATTTTAGTTTGACATTCTGACACGTACatacggtacaatgtacattatgtagcatcgtttgtttgtttttattttagaaagtggggggggggggggggggggggggttgacttgtttaaaactcttgtcaagcaatgcaaaatgattataataatttgtgcttttgcccgaacttgtaaatgctaaatcatgaacacaggggaagaggttttcattacctgaaactgccttattttttgtacctgggttaaattcataacgacaAGCTTCTTATATTCGACTctcatttagaattgtttttaacaaaaagctcaaatgaacctTTCGTCATTCACAGTGGATACTCCTAACATTTTGTACtctaaaattaaatttctgatatagtaaaAAAGTCTCCTTTCACTCTTACGCACATGTTCAATTTTCCTTTTCGCCTTGCTATCAAGATtggtcctttcactttggtgttccgaatggttatgaaaagactgaacgatgaacgaacggtgagtgcacgctgaacgctttgtgaacgatGAATGCacgctgaacgctttgtgaacgaaCAGTGAGCGCATgctgaacgcaaaactgtgaacggagAGTGCATGGTGAacgaacggaaaaatggtaaagtagaacatttcagggactgtatcTGGTCACCGTCGATTGAACCCGGCTGACTGCTACACATTATTCAGATTGCTATAAATAGACATCAAGGTCATACTTATGAGGATGGGACCAATACGACTTTTTTTGCATATTTTGCCCCACCCATGGGGCCCCAGGGGAGCCCTCCGAGCGATTGTCATAGATTCACAATCTATATTTCTCTTATCCTAGAGATGCTTCaaactaaaaacaaaaaatggtAATGGTTGGccttgtagttttcaagaagctaaaaatgtgaaattgttAACAAACGAAGCACGTCGCAGGACGAAGATAGATGGCAAGTTACCATATACActtgcctataagtcggatttttgggagttaaaaaTTGGCCCAAAACTCTacatccgacttataggcgagtccTATAAAGATTAGCATTTCTCTGGACAGCGTAATATATGGTATTTTTCTAACAACTTCGTACTCCAACGATTACCGTGATCAACATTGACTGgacatattatattattcatgtattctatgattatatacataaagtacaagtatttacatattttaatgattttatattattgaaattgatttgttgagaaaatgataaaatatcagcgcatttcacaaaaaatattatttgaaacagagTTGAAAACgttagagcattgatttgaaattgtcaaccaatTCTTGAAAAAAAGTTATATCGACTTATAAGCAGGTCAATggcaaatccctccaaaatatacaaccgacttacAGGCGAACTGacctataggcgagtatatacgatAGTCACTTTTTGACAGTTTCTGCCctacccctaaggccccaggggtgcaggagtcctgaaaggACATCCCCACTTTAGCTATAAAATATGGCCCCCAATaatttagtaaaacatcaaagtTTGAATATTGCCATTTACAATGCCCCAAGATGTTTATCAATACCTTAACTTACACgtttggtattttattttactgaaaagttcATTAACATTAAGAGGTACGCTGTCTTTTGAAGTTGGGGTTGtctgtttttgttaaatctcTATTGATATTCATCGAATGACCGGTTTTTAAAGCCTCTGTTTATATTGAACACAAGGTTGTCCAGACTTCTCCTttctattataatttttttttgtaataaagaaaattatatctaAAAGGCAAGACCGGACAATTTTGTGTCtgtgatgaaattcataaaatttgcaaaaactACACATTTTCTTTCTACCTCATTTATCTGTCTTGACCTCATCTTGACCTGCTGAATACCAAATCAGCCACGTGGTAATCCGTGCCATGCTAATGCTCGAAATACACGATATTGtcgactacatgtatacataccaaATAGGGGAGACAGGGGAGGGGGCACCCTCTTCCTGTTGCTACGCCCCTGTGTTATTTGGATTTTAATTGACAAAGAATACACATTTcaacattctctctctctctctctctctcaggcaTTCAGTCTATTTTATCcgcttaaagctgtatgattataaagtttatatgtatCAAAGTTATTAATTTTCCCTTGAAAGCAgcatataaaagaaaacatttaacAAGTAAATAGACCTAGAGAGTACAGTACACCTATGGTACTGGTaggcgtctataaatagccccacgcACATCAGGGGATTTTTTAACAAGTTCAAGTTGTATAAATAGCACATTGTTGTGTGATTTAAATATCGTGAATATTAAAGGAAAGCCGTATCAATTCAGGTAATAATTCTATAGTTTTCAGGCTGAGGGTAACCATTTAAAACTTAGTTGTTTTTTTACCTTTATCTTCCAATATCCCTGGGGAAAAGGACTGTGAACATACTGGAGTTACAGTACATCAgtgtttgatatttatcaaaaagTATGATAGTTAAATCATTTTCTCTTTGAAAAGAGGGGTGGTAAAAAGGGATCACAAGCTCTTGCTAAAGTGATGAGGTCCTTTACTGTTGTTCCAGACTTCATGCTACTGCAACATTCCACAGGAGTCTATCAAATCTTTCATTTTAAGGACAAACATGGAGTTTCTGATATTttctctaaaattattttttcatctccttGAAATGAAGAGTTGTTGTATGATTTTCGAAATAGATTTAAATTCTATATTATAGTAATGTTACCATACTTTGTACATCGGCCTGGGTAAATTCTaaattgtagtaatattactatACTTTGTACATCGCACTGGGTAAATTCTATATTATAGTAATGTTACCATACTTTGtatatcggcctgggtagctcagtggttagatcatctAACTAGTAAAGCAAGGGTTAAGGGATCAATCTCTAATTGTTCCAAAAGATTTTTCTCTCCTTTGCTACAGTAAAGTTCGTTTATACAACTTACTGTAATACATTAAGAACCatctttacatttttatttgcaATAATCAGACACAATCAAAACAttctaactctaaaacagacatgaTAACATACTACAAGATGTTTTGTAGAATTGAGATAGAATGAAAGTGAATTGTACATGAAACGCCACGAAAAATTATACATCATTGAGAAATATTGCATATGTCCTTAAGTAAGTGCCTCAGCTTTTGAGCACAGCCACGCATCTATAATGTCTAGGTATGAGTTGAACATGTCAAATTTAGGCCTTACCTGTGGGGGTTCAAAATTTGGTCTCCACCAGTTTCCAATCGTGTCTTCCACCACCCACTCCATTGTTCCACCATCTTGTCTTCCCAATGTCTGAAATCATTCACAAAGAGTACAATATTACTGTACAGTTTTAAATTTGCTCCTGGTCAGTTTCAGTTTCTTCTCTAAATCTATTTTTACACAGTATTCAGTCTTTATGTCCACTCTATGTACATGTTGTGCTAGGTCATATCTATATTACAGTTTTAGTTTAACATACAGTGTATTTAGACTACTTACAGTAATCTTACCTCTGTTAGTAATCTCTTTAATCCTTGTACTTAATCTTACCTCTGTTAGTAATCTCTTTAATCCTTCCACTTGATCTTACCTCTGTCAGTAATCTCTTTAATCCTTCCACTTGATCTTACCTCTGTTAGTAATCTCTTTAATCCTTGTACTTAATCTTACCTCTGTTAGTAATCTCTTTAATCCTTCCACTTGATCTTACCTCTGTTAGTAATCTCTTTAATCCTTGTACTTAATCTTACCTCTGTCAGTAATCTCTTTAATCCTTGTACTTAATCTTACCTCTGTCAGTAATCTCTTTAATCCTTGTACTTAATCTTACCTCTGTCAGTAATCTCTTAAATCCTTGTACTTAATCTTACTTCTGTCAGTAATCTCTTTAATCCTTATACTTAATCTTACCTCTGATGGTAATCTCTTTAATCCTGCCACTTGATCTTACCTCTGTTAGTAATCTCTTTAATCCTTCCACTTGATCTTACCTCTGTCAGTAATCTCCTAATCCTTGTACTTAATCTTACCTAGTAATCTCTTTAATCCTTGTACTTAATCTTACCTAGTAATCTCTTTAATCCTTCCACTTGATCTTACCTCTGTTAGTAATCTCTTTAATCCTTCCACTTGATCTTACCTCTGTTAGTAATCTCTTTAATCCTTCCACTTGGTCTTCTCTAGAATTTAATTCTCCCCCGGGTCTACAAATTACAAGTGTAACTGTATATACTATATCATACCAACTGCACATATTTTCAgcctttttttggttgttgttgtaATAAAAGTGTtgagaaaaaaatcacacatgTATAAAGAAAACCTGACTATATTCAAGTACATAAGTTTTTAGTgatagtacattgtacatgtgttcTTAAAGGAAACTAAGAAATGTATGCTACTCCTAGGTTTAAAAACATGTTCTCTACTGTCTTGCATGATGTGTTTGAGAAAAGTATGGGACAATCAACTTCCATATATacaaggatatacatgtatctgctgggaaactttgaaaatatatgcaaaaattcagttctcaaaattacaatataatcTACAGTAATTCCATCCATTTTACAACAAACTAAATATATGGAACCACATCTCTAAGCAAAGCAAGTTCTGGGAGAGACAGAAATGGTACTAAACATGAAAATGATAAATCTTTACAGTTTGAAAAATGTTGTTCCCAGTTGAAGCAGGAGGACATGTGGTAAACCATGTTCATGTACAATTAGCACTCCCTCCACAGATCTTCTCATTCCAATCTTCTCAAACTCATCTCTCATTCGCTGGAATCGGGCAGGCACTGAACTGTCCTTCTCATACAAAGGTTCTTTGGTTCCAAATGTGTAGTTTGTCAGAGGATACCTAAAGAGGCATAAAAATCCAAACTGATTttcttatattgtatatcaCAATAATCAAAAGGAAAAGATATCAACATGTAATTAAGCCTCTGAAGTGGTCAATTAAGCAAGGTTTGGTGGTTAAAACCGCCCCcagttttaaccagtggttttaaccgtcccggtcaatactccccaagtggtcaattgtgatttaaactgtccattttcctatttttgtacatttcttgcaaagataaattaagtcttttcattatatggatcaattgttgattaatatttttcattatataataaaatgtaatttcataagtttaatatatttggtttgctgaaactgacctAGTTCCATGGCATAGCTTGAcgattggagacagacctcttaatacatgtacctgggcagattaagaataaaaggtagctggatattacctgagcacaggaagaagagttgacaggtgttaataagcataggctgggacttgagatgaccagtgtgcctgttattgttatgaaaacatcaccaacccaccccctcaaatgtttattcaacagttaaaatgaagattgatgaaacaatacttattaATATAGTTGTTTCTTGTTAAACTAAgaaatttgaacagaaactttcacatcttccccaattcaacagagccatttgtacattaattatttaatattatgacttataagtatattggttacttaaacatttaaaataaataacacagactataatgaccaaataattttcaatcgatTAGTATTAACCAGTgttgaccggttttaaccagtatcgaacaccggcccggtcaatactcatatcaatctaattaaaattagatctttgatccactcATGCAAATCGCTACACAAAGCGTGTAGCGATTGCATGAGcagatcaaagatctaattttaattagattgtactcatattgaccactttttttgccaaccctgcaattaagaaataaatttcattttggaaaataaataAGGGGACCTGGTACAATTCTTGCTGGCATACTTGAACATGGAAGTATGTTAGCGCTTCAAGAAAAGTATACCGGCGTGAagtattgcagttcataccctcatgtacttTCACAAAGGAAATCTTTTTCtcatataaatttacattctactttcatttctgtcacaATTCCCAGTTTTTTAATACGGATACTATATTGCGCTTGTTTATAAGGTTTGGAGATAAAAGTTCTCCTTCaaatcatgatttgaacagtGACGTTTATAAGTCCCTGATTTGAAATACTTTCAAAATTAGCTCAAACTTCCCTTGTCCTTCCAAACAACAATGCATATTCTGAAAGGATTTTCAgtgtttgaaaagaaaaaaacacacTAATGTTTGATCAATACTAAACAATGAAACCTCCAATGCCCTTTTATCATGTAAATCTAATCAATAAATTTGAATCAGGAAGTATTCCTATTTTCTCATTGTTAAGTTAGGCCATCcttaaaaaatgtttgtttggaATTGCCgcccctgggggggggggggggggggggggggtttcagACCCAGGagggaatttatttttttcccattgaagttgaatttaaaattgataataaatatcACAACATATAACAACAGATttatttttcagatattttttctgtttaatttGGAAAGAATCAAGCCGAAAAGGTGAAAAAATGACTTAAAAATCcccaaaacaaataaatttcaTCAGTCTATTTTAGAGAATttctctttgaaaatctctaGCCCATTGACAAGACAATCAGTACAGACTTGGAGAACCCCACAAAATTTCTTATGCACAATAAATACATAAGTCTTTCCTTATGCACTTTGCTGTATCAGCATAATATTCAAACTAAATGTgcattgaaatacaaaaaatacaaGACAGAGCTCTACAAATTTTATCTCTGTTACAAGAGCCAAAACAGAATATCTTAAaagatcttttatcatttcagcagcaattttatggaactcgttaccagattttataagaaaatgtacAACTACCACGtcttttaaatcagcctatctaaaacattattttgacactcaatgatactcgtgtgtttattgtctcttttcatttagttcttatctgtatgtatataaattgtgatatttccatgctttgtgatatattatgttctcgatatgtatatatgttatagacaggaccacaatgtaaactagtttatacaactaattgtgcaatcctgtataaataaaggatattattattattattgtgcAATTCAAACTTCAGATCCATGTAACTTTGGCTGATATATTGCCAGTATGATTTACAGTTTTAGTCTTCACAATACTTTAAGAGATCGCAAGCCAATTGAAAAAACTCTGATATATCAGATGGCATATCTGACATATCGGAGTTTTTTCAATTTGCTCGCGATCTCTTTTAAAGTATTGTGAAGACTAAAACTGTAAATCATACTGCTGATTTTCACCTTATATAAGTATATAGAAACAGACAAAGGGATGTATGGCTCATTAGTGGGACGCTTATATTTCGCACAGACATTTTGGCAGCTACTGCTTGTCAACGACCATTTTCTAAATGCTTTACTACAGATTGCAAGAAAAACGCATTTTACTGATCCGACTgatcagggcttgaagctaactttttatgtcaccagtccagtcggactgatggggtataatttcaacctgtccacagaaaattttaccagtccaacagagttttccagaaaaaattaaacatatgtcgttaatgttattaaaatgaaattaaactcaatatgcctcagacaatattgtaacacttaaatgtgggatttatatttacgaatcagattcgtctgatatctacagatcgaagtaTTTCAAATGTGTGTATACAATTTCATAGGTATATATTCCAAAATGATCCTtgagaaaattaaccagtcccattggactgactaaaacaaatgtcagtcagtccgccatacttttaaccagtcacagactgacgggcatacgTTAATTTCGAGCCCAACTGATTAAATTAATGTGGAAGTTGAACCCAATGTTTAACAGATGAGTAATTCATCTATCgaataaaattcaaaactcttTTCTACTGATGGAaccaaaattaaataattttgtcaataaaatttttcCAGTGAGGATAATTCTAATGAGGTGGACGGCAATTCCAAACAAactataaatttattttggcCTTACAAGGcttcttttcaataaaataattctaATACAAGTGCatattgtatgaaatatattataatcATGGTAAATATGTTATGAATGTAGTTACGTGTTATGACCAGATTTTTAACCCTCCAAAGAGGGTTATGACAAGATTTTTACATGCTGGAGGTTGGCAAGTATGTTAAAATGGTTAAAACTTGGGATTAATCATAAATTAATGTTTTAcagcgtgaccgtgtttgagggtgaagcaactttagacatttgatccacctattcattgaacgcgggaaacataatgaaattgatgtaaacagtgcattgtaaCGTCGTATTCAGCATTGGTGTTTAGCAAATTGACATAGAGAGAGACTCAGTACAATCGCGTTAATCAAGAATGATCATATATGATtcagaaaataagatttacatgctgaACTACagattttatgcaatttttcAGAAAGATGCAAACTTAAGTACACGAGATTCAatatggagaaatacatgtccacatGCTTGTATTTGAATTGACGTCATTTGGACCAAAACTTTCAAGTTTCATAGGTATGGtctaatttttcattagttttctatatgcCCTCTATCTGCTTAAAAAAGTTACACATTTACTCCTGGATTCCATTCTAGTTTTAACAGATCAATGATGATTTAATGATTATGTGATAAGCACCTCACTTTTCCCCAAAACAAATCTCATTTCCTGCACATACACATGTACCGGCACAGCATAGTGGTAGTGGCAGTGCTGCTACTACATTCATGTAATCGTATTCTATGTTACCTACAGGTTAATCGGACGATCTAATGTAGGAGAAGGGTTAGTTATGCCATATTTTGCTGCATACGACATTGGATTTGCTCCTTTAGGCCAACCAGTTCTGCTGCTGTGTGTGGTCATTGTCTCGCTTATGATCAGTGTCTGAAAGATGTTTGTAATAATTGTCTAAATGTAAAGTCGTAAGTGTGAAAGTTATTCCGCATAAATTTTAAAGGGCACATTTCTATTTTACAAACATgtatactttattcataaatcataaatataAAGGATGACAGGTTTTTTAAATTTCTCATCAGAAGTTCTATATCGAATATTATTAGTTTTTATAAATCCGGAGTGAGATTTGGTTTTAATTTTAGCTTATGATGTCCGCGTCTAGTCAAAGGAACGTTTGGAATGaagtgaaaatattaacaaGACTGAGGtgcaataaaaaatattgaaaatgtctCTTAGTGGTATGCGAGCACGTATGCTGCAAAGGAAAAAAGAGAGAGAAGGCTTGGAAGCAGAAATATCAAAAAAAGTCCCCAAATCGTCACAACCCTCGGACACAGGTGGTAATTCTTGTGTCAGATCTTAAGTTCAGTAAGACTTGGTAGTAGACGGTGATTTCGTCAATACAGTGGGAATCTTGAATCTTGCCAATGAGCTAGACTACTCTCGTGAAGCTCACTGGTAGGATTCATGCCTGTTTCTCACTTTTTTCACTTTATCATTGATACAATTGTGGACTCCTGTGTCTATTGAGGGATTAACTATTTTATCAAAAGGAACTATTGATCCTAAAGTAAAGGGTTTGATTTTAAAAGTATTACAGTCCATGGAACAAACTGCAAagtaatctcagcgagattcgttgaggctggatatttggactgacgcatCTTCCGAATCTCGGACCAGTGTCGCACATGAAAGTGATTCAGGAAATTTTGCCTGAACGTCAGCTGCTTGTTGTGATTAAAATGGGTGAAACTGAATTTCTTGTCcccttcaacttttcgccttagacatcctattaactccctatcacaatgaaacgtGCAATTTTATATACTgttgaatttacactatgtaaaggcaagaaatgcatgtttcattgtgataggatgtctaaggcgaaaagttgaagggGACAAGAAATTaagtttaacccattttaatcgcaacaagcagCTGACGTTCAGGCAAAATTTCCTGAATCACTTTGTGTGATACTGTTCTGAGATTGGGAAATATCCTCGAcaaatctcgctgagattactTTGCAGTTTGTTCAATGGCTAATAGTTTTAAAATCAAACTCTTGACTTTAGGAAATAGTATATTAGTATgtggtttgcacctgttggtaTGTCGGTTGTTAGAtaaatgtctgctcaatatcataagaaccctttgcttgacagacattaaagtTCTTGTACTAGATGACCTATACTGATTTTTgatgtcacaaggtcaaaaatcgaGGTTCAGTCTACAGGGATTTTTTTAAGGGTGTGTAGTAGGCCAAAATAAGATCCCATTACCAATACTAAAAAGCAAGTATTTTTCCCATTGTTTGCTTTAAAATTCCAAGATATGAATACAAATCACACCAGGTAATccttattgttcataaatctcctTCACAGGGCGTCATGTTACAATTTTTACTTCaaattaattattgatataGCCCTAATTTCATTGGCCTCTGCTTTATTTAAATCGAGTAAGTAGTTAaagctttgaccaaatttaaattcaaaagaaGTCCAATTATACTTTAATTCATTGATCTTGTTATTTTCCCtacttctttgtatgaaacattttttagctcacctgaaccgaaggttcaagtgagcttttctgatcgctttttgtccgtcgtctgtccgtctgtctgttaaacttttcacattttcgacttcttctccagaaccactgggccaatttcaaccaaacatggccaaaagcatccttgggtgaagggctttcaagtttgttcaattgaagggccatgtccctttcaaaggggaaataatcacaaaattgcaaaaatagggtggggtcatttaaaaatcttctcaagaaccactgggccagaagagctgaaatttacctgaaagcttcctgacatattgcagattcaagtttgttcaaatcatggcccccggtggtaggatggggccacaaggggggatcaaagttttacatacaaatatatagggaaaaactttaaaaatcttcttctcaagaaccactaagccagaaaagctgatatttacatgaaagcttcctgacataattcagattcaagtttgttcaaatcatgggctccgggggttggatggggccacaataggggatcaaagttttacaaatatataggaaaaatcttcttctcaagaactactgagccagaaaagctgatttttacatgaaaactttctgacatagtgcagattcaagtttgttcaaatcatggcccccggggataggatggggccacaaggggggggggggtcaaagttttacatacaaatataggaaaaagctttaaaaatctttttctcaagaaccattgggccaaagaagttgacatttacatgaaagctttctgacatagtgtagattcaagtttgcaaagggtagtttggcccataatagggactaaggttttacatgcaaatatatatggaaagtcttcagatatgggccattgtgactcgggtgagcgatgtggcccatgggcctcttgtttccatTTTGAAGCAAATGTCACAATATTTTAGAGATCACAAAGGCAAGGGtcagatattgtctgctcagaATTCCTAaatgcttgacagacatcgaactgGGTacacctctattgattttgaggtcaaaggtcaaactactCTTGACATGGGGAAAATATTGTCATctcaatatcttgtgaaccTTTTTCATGACTGATCattgacagacatcgaactttATAC encodes the following:
- the LOC125672686 gene encoding cleavage and polyadenylation specificity factor subunit 5-like isoform X2, with the protein product MTTHSSRTGWPKGANPMSYAAKYGITNPSPTLDRPINLYPLTNYTFGTKEPLYEKDSSVPARFQRMRDEFEKIGMRRSVEGVLIVHEHGLPHVLLLQLGTTFFKLPGGELNSREDQVEGLKRLLTETLGRQDGGTMEWVVEDTIGNWWRPNFEPPQYPYIPAHITKPKEHKRLFLVQLPEKALFAVPRNYKLVAAPLFELYDNSAGYGPIISSLPQALSRFNFIYN
- the LOC125672686 gene encoding cleavage and polyadenylation specificity factor subunit 5-like isoform X1; the encoded protein is MTTHSSRTGWPKGANPMSYAAKYGITNPSPTLDRPINLYPLTNYTFGTKEPLYEKDSSVPARFQRMRDEFEKIGMRRSVEGVLIVHEHGLPHVLLLQLGTTFFKLPGGELNSREDQVEGLKRLLTETLGRQDGGTMEWVVEDTIGNWWRPNFEPPQYPYIPAHITKPKEHKRLFLVQLPEKALFAVPRNYKLVAAPLFELYDNSAGYGPIISSLPQALSRYELLFSSLVWRIDYSRPLSIQMLWFAVEIVQISQR